Part of the Novosphingobium sp. ZN18A2 genome, CCACTCCGGGGCTTTGGCCCGATCGGGCTTTTCGCATTGATCCATCTTGACCTTCCTGGACTTCTTTTCCGCCATCGCCTGTTTCTGGCCCCCCATCGAGACAGTCGTACTTCCGGACAGTCGAACCCTGGACACGTTGTACCACTCAGCCGACCGGGATAGCGGGGCTGGAGAAGCCGGACCGCCATCAATCCGGGCAAGTGCCCGAATTGTCTGCGCGGCCCGGTTTGCATAGTGGAACGAAACTGGCCAAGCGTTGTTCCCACAAGTGCACGCATAGGTGCTCTTGTGGTAAAATTGCAACTGCTGGTGCTGTTCGGGCCTGAAGCGGGGGATGATCGAACGTGAAAGGCGTCGATGTGGAAGGGGCATTCGCCCCGCGGTACCGCGCCCCCCGTTGGTATGAACGTTTTCCGCGCGGGCTGCCGGTCGGCATATTCCTCCTGACCATGGCCGTTACCGGTATCAGCGTTTCCGCGATCGAGCGCGCGGAATCGCAGCGCGAACGCGCCCAGCTTTCCCAAACCGCACAAACGATTGCGTCCGGGCTGGAGCGCCGCGCAAACGCCAGCGCCGCATACCTGCGGTCGGGCGCCGCGTTGTTCGCAACGCAGCAGGTGGTGCCGGCGCCACTGTTCCGCACGTTCATTTCCGAATTGCGGCTGGGCGGCAACTTCCTTGGCGCCGACGGCATAGGCTGGGCGATGAAGGTGGACCGCAAGGACATCGCAACGGTGGAACAGGCGATGCGGCGCCAGGGCGGCGGCGATTTCCACATCTCGCCGCTTCCCGCTGGGAACGACGATTATGCGGTCCCGGTGATGTATCTGCAGCCCGATACCGCCCGGAACCGCCGCGCGATCGGCTATAACATGTTTTCCGAGCCTGCCCGCCGCGCCGCGATGATCAAGGCGGCGAGTTCGGGCCGGCCCACGGCCAGCGGCAAGGTTGTTCTGTTGCAGGAAGGCCAGGGCAGGGCGCCCGGGTTCCTGATCTACATGCCGGTCTATTCAACAAGCGGAAGCGATCGGGCGCGTAAGCTGCGCGGTTACGTCTATAGTCCGTTCAACGCGCGGACATTCGTGGAATCGGCCATAGATACGACACGTCTGGGCGCTGTCGGCGTGCGCCTGTACGATGGCGATCCGTCGCCGGATAACCTGCTGGCCGAATTTCCGGTAAGCGACCCTTCCGATCGTATCGCCACCCGGCGCATCCGGCTTGCGAATGATGAATGGACGCTTGAGGTGCAGGCCCAGGGGTCGCCGGTGCTGGGCATGATGTCGGTCGTGACGCTGCTGTTCGGCCTGCTTGTGGCCACGTTGCTGATGGTGCTTTCGCGCCTTGCGACACGGCAGGCCGCCGAAGACCGGCTGGCGCTCGCCTGGTTCGAGCAGCAATCGTCGATCCGCAATTCGCTGACCCGCGAACTGAACCACCGGGTGAAGAACACGCTGGCCAACGTGCTTTCGAT contains:
- a CDS encoding CHASE domain-containing protein, with protein sequence MKGVDVEGAFAPRYRAPRWYERFPRGLPVGIFLLTMAVTGISVSAIERAESQRERAQLSQTAQTIASGLERRANASAAYLRSGAALFATQQVVPAPLFRTFISELRLGGNFLGADGIGWAMKVDRKDIATVEQAMRRQGGGDFHISPLPAGNDDYAVPVMYLQPDTARNRRAIGYNMFSEPARRAAMIKAASSGRPTASGKVVLLQEGQGRAPGFLIYMPVYSTSGSDRARKLRGYVYSPFNARTFVESAIDTTRLGAVGVRLYDGDPSPDNLLAEFPVSDPSDRIATRRIRLANDEWTLEVQAQGSPVLGMMSVVTLLFGLLVATLLMVLSRLATRQAAEDRLALAWFEQQSSIRNSLTRELNHRVKNTLANVLSIITLTKRRATDLDSFADSLEGRIRALSATHDLLTQSGWGSTPVEAVIRAEMAPYAQDIDRHLVLNGPEVELAPNDALSLGLAIHELATNAAKYGALSVEGGSVAVNWELVTGDLARIEWIERGGPPIDPAVQRKRGFGTDLIEKIVAHELRNPVDLRFTPEGVRCSLFIPVRVRQAAFALREKREEG